The Saccharomycodes ludwigii strain NBRC 1722 chromosome II, whole genome shotgun sequence genome window below encodes:
- a CDS encoding uncharacterized protein (similar to Saccharomyces cerevisiae YBR177C | EHT1 | Ethanol Hexanoyl Transferase (paralog of YPL095C | EEB1)), whose protein sequence is MNSFPLLNPLHWGYNGTVTQHVSPTSVKLTLKETKTAITFNQFINEYVTGLRNGASFQLNPKLFTGILQTLYLSSADFSKTFQVFYGREVVTYSDKGISTADYVLTKEWSEKYAIKPFTSSYNKDLFSQDEKETHLENWPRLQPRTRYLTEEEKIKYIENDTRPLIVIMHGLCGGSHEPIIRSLAEKLSASGVFQVVVLNTRGCARSKISTQKLFSGFSTGDLREFINAKIAKNPDRRIYCVGFSFGATLLANYLGEEGEKCPVKAACTLCNPWDMVHAAEKMTQDFWSKTLFSKAIAQFLVRLVKVNMKELEQPEDVNNEVFTQISKHNPSTHVFTKSNLSKAKNFKNTMEFDNTYTAPCLGYESALSYYADVTSILRVPQIAVPFLVINSEDDPVVGTSTPRIIKTMVSNKNVVFCSTDLGGHLCYLDKNYDSWCNVQIANYFEKFETLIEN, encoded by the coding sequence atgaATTCCTTCCCATTGCTTAATCCATTACACTGGGGCTATAATGGTACCGTAACCCAACATGTGTCTCCAACTTCTGTGAAATTGACTTTAAAGGAAACCAAGACTGCGATTACATTTAATCAATTTATCAATGAGTATGTAACTGGTTTGAGAAATGGTGCTAGCTTTCAACTAAACccaaaattatttactGGTATCTTGCAAACTTTGTATTTATCCAGTGCTGacttttcaaaaactttCCAAGTTTTTTATGGTAGAGAGGTTGTTACTTATTCAGATAAGGGTATTTCTACTGCTGATTATGTTCTCACTAAAGAATGGAGCGAAAAGTATGCTATAAAACCATTTACTTCCTCTTATAACAAAGATCTATTTTCCCAAGACGAAAAGGAAACTCATTTGGAAAACTGGCCACGTTTACAACCACGTACAAGGTATTTAACtgaagaagagaaaattaAGTATATAGAAAACGACACCAGACCattaattgttattatgCATGGTTTATGTGGTGGATCACACGAACCTATTATCAGATCTCTAGCAGAAAAATTAAGTGCTAGTGGTGTCTTTCAAGTTGTTGTTCTGAACACTAGGGGTTGTGCTCGTTCCAAGATTAGCActcaaaaactttttagCGGGTTTTCTACAGGTGATTTAAGGGAATTTATTAATGCCAAAATAGCCAAAAACCCAGATAGACGTATCTATTGTGTTGGTTTTTCATTTGGCGCAACCTTATTAGCCAACTACTTAGGTGAAGAAGGAGAAAAGTGCCCAGTGAAGGCTGCTTGCACTTTGTGTAACCCATGGGATATGGTACACGCCGCTGAAAAAATGACCCAGGACTTTTGGAGCAAGACTCTTTTTTCCAAAGCAATTGCTCAATTTTTGGTTAGATTGGTTAAAGTTAATATGAAAGAACTAGAGCAACCAGAAGACGTGAACAACGAAGTGTTTACTCAAATTAGTAAACATAACCCTTCTACTCATGTTTTCACTAAATCGAACTTATCCAAagcaaaaaattttaaaaacaccATGGAATTCGATAACACTTACACTGCTCCATGTCTGGGTTACGAATCTGCGTTGAGTTACTATGCTGATGTCACTAGCATTTTAAGGGTCCCTCAAATTGCAGTTCCATTTTTAGTTATAAACTCTGAGGACGATCCCGTTGTTGGTACCAGTACACCAAgaattataaaaacaatggtATCTAATAAAAACGTTGTATTTTGTAGTACCGATTTAGGTGGTCATTTATGCTATTTAGATAAAAACTATGATTCTTGGTGTAACGTTCAAATTgcaaattattttgaaaaatttgaaactTTAATCGAAAATTAG
- the SEC62 gene encoding Sec63 complex subunit SEC62 (similar to Saccharomyces cerevisiae YPL094C | SEC62 | SECretory), which yields MSTSDTQQQVEVDSKSASAIASKLRHHPELKQRKGLFENRQVEFFKYKRFIRSLNSPEYTKLSSSNFTLYPPIESDLDAKQIFIGLIKQQLIVPCIKLHHDELKEHNLAPNKDFPQFLLSNRALLQPDEYYIWNYNPKSFMDYLIVFGICSGVLTLVCYPLWPLKMRLGVYYLSYGVLGLLLAFLILALLRLFIYLLTLPVFTTEGGFWLFPNLFEDCSVLDSFKPLYGFGDKQCYSSVKKLKKKKKRDLQNLIKKHN from the coding sequence ATGTCTACAAGCGATACACAACAACAAGTAGAAGTTGATTCCAAATCTGCCTCGGCTATAGCATCAAAACTACGCCATCATCCAGAGTTAAAACAAAGGAAAGGGCTATTCGAAAATCGTCAGGttgaatttttcaaatacaaAAGATTCATTCGTTCCTTGAATTCACCAGAATATACTAAATTAAGCTCTTCCAATTTTACTCTATACCCACCAATCGAATCAGATTTGGATGCCaaacaaattttcattGGTTTAATCAAACAACAATTGATTGTTCCGTGTATTAAATTACATCACGATGAATTAAAGGAGCATAATCTGGCTCCAAATAAAGATTTTCctcaatttttattgagTAACAGGGCTTTATTACAACCAGacgaatattatatttggaACTACAATCCAAAGAGTTTTATGgattatttaattgtttttggaATATGCAGTGGTGTATTGACCTTGGTTTGTTATCCATTATGGCCTTTGAAGATGAGATTGggtgtttattatttatcttATGGTGTTTTaggtttattattagcatttttgattttagcTTTATTAAGGTTATTCATCTATTTATTGACACTACCTGTTTTTACTACCGAAGGTGGGTTTTGGttatttccaaatttaTTTGAAGATTGCAGCGTTTTGGATAGTTTCAAGCCGCTTTATGGTTTTGGTGATAAGCAATGTTATAGTAGTgtcaaaaaattgaaaaagaagaagaagagagATTTACAAAATCTAATAAAGAAACATAATTAG
- the FZO1 gene encoding mitofusin (similar to Saccharomyces cerevisiae YBR179C | FZO1 | FuZzy Onions homolog), producing MGENTKNNSGNEPFEIFYNQGTFTTPSNGANKIIPSNVQLSQWNYNTNRMQLSVSIKKSSDLLSSLLQENNSNPINIDLPDLSILNVENNLKLGNNQKKLSSTNDLKLDKIALSKIFNAQSENSKIHLSKLMKRVQDIKSKVLITGDLNSGKSSLCNALLKRNILPTDQLPCTNVFIEVVDSFYNNGLEEVHAVPIDVAENVSDAVKKYNRLNATTFKFFKIEDLERLVFENDKWSLLTVYIHENPASVSTSTADDNNLLHNGIVDISLIDSPGLNVDMVHTSEVFSKQEEIDLVIFVVNAANQLTLSGKDFVSSASREKQFMYFVVTKFGDIKNKERCKQLILDQIKTLSPLTYKEHEKFVHFISNADNGNSPDDNSNNTDNGDDTPNYDQLRESLRNFVLKKRCLSKLLPAKTYLLKLLTDLKKISNHNVYKINLETINLKEKLQELEPKVHAAQEESELLNRQIELLVENTVTEIYDATRDSIATSIDLTKFPRYEGLSGTYDYVLLCRKAIMDNIVHSVANSEEYARSLTENVVTKIYDMGKVEKDKRPIFAKDLMFKQKKHILSKKFTVIFHFGDMFQPSWLGFSKFLQWGGSIQNDGELETQYFTNKNLMSYVKEPSLIFTSKIPTLFMYSFGGAKILTNIFMYGTQIFSLQALKNIGGSLLILGSCLSAAYLVHDLPRALPLNLTKKYKKLLNEIDYAHQNSNRISKVSRQVLKTPSKEVCRILEVKCDDLVEQRKDLESKLNNNLNSFKFFQDFAANTKKNLEDVQSIDLDID from the coding sequence ATGGGcgaaaatacaaaaaataatagtggAAATGAACCTTTTGAAATATTCTACAACCAAGGCACTTTTACAACTCCATCAAATGGTgccaataaaattataccGAGCAATGTTCAGCTAAGCCAGTGGAATTATAACACCAATAGAATGCAATTATCTgtttctattaaaaaaagttctgatttattatcttctCTTTTGcaagaaaataattcaaatcCAATAAATATAGATTTACCCGATTTAAGCATTCTAaatgttgaaaataatttaaagttaggcaataaccaaaaaaaattgtcaAGTACCAATGATTTGAAACTTGACAAAATCGCGTtatctaaaatttttaatgctCAAAGTGAAAACTCCAAAATCCATTTATCTAAGCTAATGAAAAGAGTTCAGGATATTAAAAGCAAAGTATTAATTACTGGTGATTTAAATAGTGGGAAATCTTCATTATGCAACGCTTTATTGAAAAGGAACATTTTACCCACCGATCAATTACCCTGTACTAATGTTTTCATTGAAGTTGTTGACtcattttataataatggcCTAGAAGAAGTTCATGCCGTGCCTATCGATGTTGCCGAAAATGTTAGCGATGCggttaaaaaatacaacCGTTTGAATGCAactacttttaaattttttaagatAGAAGACTTGGAACGTTtagtttttgaaaatgataaatgGTCTTTACTAACTGTTTATATCCACGAAAATCCAGCCAGCGTTTCCACTTCAACAGCTGATGATAACAACTTATTACATAATGGTATAGTTGATATATCCCTAATTGATTCTCCAGGCTTGAATGTTGACATGGTACATACTTCAGAAGTTTTTAGTaaacaagaagaaatagATTTGGTTATATTTGTCGTTAATGCAGCTAATCAATTGACTTTAAGCGGCAAGGATTTTGTTTCTTCGGCGTCTAGGGAAAAACAGTTTATGTACTTTGTTGTAACTAAGTTTGGagatataaaaaacaagGAGCGTTGTAAGCAACTAATTCTAGACCAAATCAAAACTTTATCCCCGTTGACTTATAAGGAACATGAAAAATTTGTACATTTTATATCAAATGCTGATAATGGCAACTCGCCGGAcgataatagcaataatactGATAACGGCGACGACACACCAAACTACGATCAATTGCGTGAATCTTTAcgaaattttgttttgaagAAAAGATGTCTTTCTAAATTGTTACCAGCCAAGACCTATTTACTCAAGTTATTAACcgatttgaaaaaaatatcgaATCATAAcgtatataaaattaacttGGAAACCATTaatttgaaagaaaaattacagGAATTAGAACCCAAAGTACACGCTGCCCAAGAAGAGTCTGAATTGTTAAATCGCCAAATAGAACTTCTCGTTGAAAATACTGTCACTGAAATATATGACGCAACTAGAGATTCCATTGCAACAAGTATAGACCTTACCAAGTTCCCTAGATATGAAGGTTTATCTGGCACTTATGATTATGTTTTATTGTGTAGAAAAGCTATAATGGATAACATTGTACATTCTGTAGCAAATAGCGAGGAATATGCTCGTAGTTTAACTGAAAATGTAGTCACTAAAATTTATGACATGGGCAAAGTGGAAAAAGATAAGCGTCCAATTTTTGCAAAGGATCTGATgttcaaacaaaaaaaacacatatTATCTAAGAAATTCActgttatttttcattttggaGATATGTTCCAACCTTCATGGCTTggtttttctaaatttttacAGTGGGGTGGTTCTATTCAAAATGATGGTGAACTAGAAACCCAGTATTtcactaataaaaatttgatgaGCTATGTTAAAGAACCATCCTTAATTTTTACTTCAAAGATACCTACTCTATTCATGTATTCCTTTGGCGGTGCTAAAATTTtaactaatatttttatgtatGGTAcccaaattttttctttacaggcattgaaaaatatcGGTGGATctttattgattttggGTAGTTGTTTGAGTGCTGCTTATTTGGTTCATGACTTACCAAGAGCGTTACCGTTGAACTTAaccaaaaaatacaaaaaattattaaatgaaatTGACTATGCCCATCAAAATTCTAATCGTATTAGCAAAGTTTCTCGTCAAGTTTTGAAAACCCCCAGCAAAGAGGTTTGTAGGATTTTGGAAGTCAAATGTGATGATTTGGTGgaacaaagaaaagattTGGAATcgaaattaaataataatttgaatAGCTTTAAATTCTTTCAAGATTTTGCTGCAAATACTAAGAAGAATTTGGAAGATGTTCAAAGCATTGATTTGGACATTGATTAG